One window from the genome of Nicotiana tomentosiformis chromosome 5, ASM39032v3, whole genome shotgun sequence encodes:
- the LOC104119018 gene encoding WD repeat-containing protein RUP2 — protein sequence MTDISSRQEAIAEIQVAEGEEKLGSELQETEREEEEKARCEWDFHLSTFISNSCNNSINGSACDTLGVLEFDPSGNFLASGGIARKIRIYNVNSLLQEEREGGRLVSLDHGNACNFYMCTPAKLSSLKWKPGWGSRVLGSGDYDGVVMEYDLEKKMPVFERDEHGGRRVWSIDYCHSDPVLGASGSDDGTMQMWDPRCGDDGKCLAKVQPSKQCNPVCCVEFNPFKGPIVAVGCADRRVYAYDIRKMTDPLFVLDGHQKAVTYIRFFDERTIVSSSIDGCLKMWDAENQHVIRTYKGHDNSRRFVGLSVWRPGGLICCGSESNQVYVYDKRWGEPIWVYGREPTSLTGFDHGFVSSVCWQQKEENRCTLVAGDSDGVLRVFSGKRR from the coding sequence ATGACAGATATCTCATCAAGACAAGAAGCAATAGCAGAAATACAAGTAGCAGAAGGAGAAGAGAAATTAGGATCAGAATTACAAGAAAcagaaagagaagaagaagaaaaagcaaGATGTGAATGGGATTTTCATCTTTCTACTTTCATTTCTAATTCTTGCAACAATAGCATTAATGGATCTGCTTGTGACACACTTGGTGTTTTAGAATTTGACCCTTCTGGTAATTTCTTAGCTTCTGGTGGAATAGCTAGGAAAATTAGAATTTACAACGTAAATTCTTTGTTACAAGAAGAGAGAGAAGGTGGAAGGCTTGTTTCTTTGGATCATGGCAATGCATGTAACTTTTACATGTGTACTCCGGCAAAGCTAAGTAGTTTAAAGTGGAAACCCGGATGGGGGAGTCGGGTTTTAGGGTCGGGTGATTATGATGGAGTTGTCATGGAATATGACTTAGAGAAGAAAATGCCCGTTTTCGAACGAGATGAGCATGGTGGTAGACGGGTTTGGAGCATTGACTATTGCCATTCGGATCCGGTTTTGGGTGCATCCGGGTCGGACGACGGAACCATGCAAATGTGGGACCCCCGTTGCGGGGACGACGGTAAGTGCTTGGCTAAGGTACAACCTAGCAAGCAATGTAATCCGGTATGTTGCGTGGAATTTAATCCGTTTAAAGGACCAATTGTGGCCGTTGGATGCGCTGACCGGAGGGTCTACGCGTACGATATTAGGAAAATGACGGACCCACTTTTCGTCCTGGACGGACATCAAAAAGCGGTTACTTACATTCGATTTTTTGATGAACGTACCATTGTGTCTTCGAGCATAGACGGGTGTTTAAAAATGTGGGATGCGGAGAATCAACATGTTATTCGTACCTATAAGGGGCACGATAATAGTAGGAGATTCGTCGGGTTATCGGTATGGAGACCCGGTGGATTAATTTGTTGTGGCTCGGAAAGTAACCAAGTCTATGTGTATGACAAGAGATGGGGTGAGCCAATATGGGTCTATGGGCGTGAACCCACGAGTCTAACCGGGTTCGACCATGGGTTCGTTAGTAGTGTATGCTGGCAGCAAAAGGAAGAAAATCGATGCACACTCGTGGCCGGGGACTCAGATGGAGTTTTGCGAGTTTTTAGTGGTAAAAGAAGATAG